A window from Engraulis encrasicolus isolate BLACKSEA-1 chromosome 13, IST_EnEncr_1.0, whole genome shotgun sequence encodes these proteins:
- the arl4cb gene encoding ADP-ribosylation factor-like 4Cb codes for MGNSFSNVSAFQSLHIVMLGLDSAGKTTVLYRLKFNEFVNTVPTIGFNTEKIKLSNGNAKGISCHFWDVGGQEKLRPLWKSYSRCTDGIIYVVDSVDVDRLEEAKTELHKVTKFAENQGTPLLVIANKQDLPKSLPVVDIEKQLALHELSPSTPYHIQPCCAIIGEGLTEGMDKLYEMILKRRKSLKQKKKR; via the coding sequence ATGGGCAACAGTTTTTCCAACGTATCGGCCTTCCAGTCGCTGCATATTGTGATGCTGGGCTTGGACTCCGCTGGCAAAACGACTGTCCTGTACCGTCTGAAATTCAACGAGTTTGTCAACACCGTGCCCACAATAGGATTTAACACGGAGAAGATCAAACTGAGCAATGGCAATGCCAAAGGTATCAGCTGTCATTTTTGGGATGTCGGTGGCCAGGAGAAGCTCCGGCCCTTGTGGAAATCTTACAGTAGGTGCACGGACGGCATCATATACGTTGTGGACTCGGTAGATGTGGACCGCCTTGAGGAGGCAAAGACTGAGCTTCACAAAGTCACCAAATTCGCAGAGAATCAAGGTACGCCGCTCCTGGTGATCGCCAACAAGCAGGACCTGCCCAAATCTCTCCCCGTGGTTGACATTGAGAAACAACTGGCTCTGCACGAACTCTCTCCATCCACGCCATATCACATCCAGCCCTGCTGTGCGATTATAGGCGAGGGACTTACCGAGGGCATGGATAAACTTTATGAAATGATTCTCAAGAGACGGAAATCGCTTAAGCAGAAAAAGAAGCGGTAG